A part of Schistosoma mansoni strain Puerto Rico chromosome W, complete genome genomic DNA contains:
- a CDS encoding putative nachr subunit, which translates to MDLKYCFILLFGIINEVLQVSGIAPKGHPREMKTKSVEKNLIRMLLNRYEQFGVIGRPVNDSKIKVDVRYGLQLFQILDLDENKQILRTNCWSMYKWTDSLLRWNESDYGDIKTVRIFPSQIWTPDIKLYNFADERLREHRDARVVVSSNGEMLWVPQALFKSTCEVEITYFPFDTQICMLEFGSWTYDKTQMDILWWIPDSPPIEEMPYLDFSDYVPSNEWRTDGEKEREVHHVNRTIQIRSVKKHRRRSQTVGNEVITREYPVLRYLIRLRRNPSFYVFMLVIPCVLLSSLTLVVFCMNIFVAFFVLLLLLAESTPSAVKNFPLIGVYFCLNMIMITLSTFLATLVIHLYFRGDRNGSVPYVLRRIIIEGIGRLTLVRQRIPLPEMKKPIRPSIIKPHKKIQIPGISPNKIPANEETYCENERIRHFGGGAFQQCNMVGSHFLYGEEQLGGAASNWFAPNEHRSVPRYPNQFDSYPTATQINNISQIPGSAGKSSENEPDNTANHNESPSVLNSTTTLERDVRELKKYVKMLVNRQKETARKSLVAMEWRTLAIVLDRLFFFIYITTIVIAVVVSVPRSTEPEVPPAFRDD; encoded by the exons ATGGATTTAAAATACTGTTTTATATTACTTTTTGGTATCATAAATGAAGTACTACAAGTCTCAGGAATTGCACCTAAAGGTCATCCTAGAG AGATGAAAACAAAATCAGTGGAAAAAAATCTTATCAGAATGTTATTAAATCGATATGAACAGTTTGGTGTAATTGGACGACCAGTAAATGATAGTAAAATTAAAGTTGATGTTCGTTATGGATTACAACTTTTTCAAATTTTGGATTTggatgaaaataaacaaattttacgAACTAATTGTTGGTCAATGTAT AAATGGACAGATTCTCTTCTTCGTTGGAATGAAAGTGATTATGGAGATATTAAAACAGTTCGAATATTCCCTTCACAGATTTGGACGCCGGACATCAAACTGTATAATTT TGCTGATGAACGCTTACGTGAACACAGAGATGCTCGTGTTGTAGTGTCAAGTAATGGAGAAATGTTATGGGTTCCACAAGCACTGTTTAAAAGTACATGCGAAGTTGAAATCACATACTTCCCATTTGATACACAA ATATGCATGCTAGAATTCGGATCTTGGACATACGATAAGACACAAATGGACATATTATGGTGGATTCCAGATTCACCTCCCATAGAAGAAATGCCATACTTAGATTTCTCAGATTACGTACCAAGTAATGAATGGCGTACGGATGGTGAGAAAGAACGTGAAGTACACCATGTCAACCGTACTATACAAATTCGATCAGTTAAGAAACATCGACGTCGAAGTCAAACTGTTGGTAACGAAGTCATTACTAGAGAATATCCAGTTTTACGATACTTGATACGTTTGAGAAGGAATCCTAGTTTTTATGTATTTATGTTAGTGATTCCATGTGTATTGTTATCATCTTTAACATTGGTTGTATTTTG TATGAATATATTTGTTGCATTCTTCGTTTTACTCTTACTATTGGCTGAGTCGACACCTAGTGCTGTGAAAAATTTCCCACTGATTG gagtatatttttgtttgaatatgATTATGATCACACTGTCCACTTTCTTGGCAACTTTGGTAATTCACCTTTATTTCCGAGGTGATCGTAATGGTTCAGTTCCATATGTTTTGAGAAGA ATTATTATAGAGGGTATTGGACGACTCACATTGGTAAGACAGCGAATTCCTCTACCAGAAATGAAAAAGCCAATTAGGCCTTCAATAATAAAACCTCATAAGAAGATTCAAATTCCAGGTATTTCACCCAATAAAATTCCAGCAAATGAAGAGACATACTGTGAGAACGAACGTATTAGACATTTTGGAGGTGGGGCGTTTCAACAATGCAATATGGTTGGTAGTCATTTTTTGTATGGAGAAGAGCAATTAGGAGGAGCTGCTAGTAATTGGTTTGCTCCAAATGAACATCGTTCTGTTCCAAGATACCCTAATCAATTCGATTCTTATCCAACGGCCACACAGATCAATAATATATCTCAAATACCGGGAAGTGCAGGAAAATCATCAGAAAATGAGCCAGATAATACAGCTAATCATAATGAGTCACCATCAGTTCTAAATTCAACCACTACACTGGAGCGTGATGTGAGAGAGTTAAAAAAATACGTCAAAATGTTAGTAAATAGACAAAAAGAAACAGCTCGTAAAAGTTTGGTGGCTATGGAATGGCGCACTTTGGCTATTGTTTTAgatcgtttatttttctttatttacatTACCACCATAGTAATTGCAGTAGTTGTCTCAGTACCGCGAAGTACTGAACCAGAAGTTCCACCAGCATTTCGCGATGATTAA